A single Polynucleobacter acidiphobus DNA region contains:
- the hemF gene encoding oxygen-dependent coproporphyrinogen oxidase — protein sequence MAVTIDTQAVKHYLLDLQDRITSATSAVDGKPFVMDAWEKPKDSKLQGSGRTCILENGNVLEKGGVGFSHVSGQQLPPAATQNRPEIAGRTFEAMGVSLVFHPRNPKAPTTHMNVRCFIAQAPNQDPVWWFGGGFDLTPYYGVDEDCKHFHQTAKDALDPFGADLYPRFKKWCDEYFYLKHRDEPRGIGGIFFDDFNELGFDRSFAMMRSVGDAFIAAYLPILKRRYQEPYTQAERDFQEYRRGRYVEYNLIFDRGTIFGLQSGGRSESILMSMPPVVTWKYNWQPQAGTPEARLYERYLKPRDWLSEV from the coding sequence ATGGCAGTAACAATTGATACTCAGGCTGTAAAACATTATTTATTAGACTTGCAAGATCGCATTACTAGCGCAACTAGCGCGGTGGATGGCAAACCGTTTGTCATGGATGCCTGGGAAAAACCCAAAGATAGTAAGTTGCAGGGCTCAGGACGAACCTGTATTCTAGAGAATGGCAATGTCCTCGAAAAAGGCGGCGTCGGGTTCTCGCATGTGAGTGGCCAACAATTGCCACCGGCAGCCACCCAAAATCGTCCGGAGATTGCTGGGCGCACCTTTGAGGCAATGGGTGTTTCCTTGGTGTTCCATCCGCGTAATCCCAAAGCGCCTACAACGCATATGAATGTGCGCTGCTTTATTGCGCAAGCCCCCAATCAAGACCCGGTCTGGTGGTTTGGTGGTGGCTTTGATCTAACGCCCTACTACGGAGTGGATGAAGACTGTAAGCATTTTCATCAAACTGCCAAAGACGCTCTTGATCCATTTGGTGCTGATTTATATCCACGCTTTAAGAAATGGTGCGATGAGTATTTTTATCTCAAGCATCGGGACGAGCCTCGTGGCATTGGCGGTATTTTTTTTGATGATTTCAATGAGTTGGGATTTGATAGAAGTTTTGCCATGATGCGCTCCGTGGGAGACGCATTCATCGCAGCATATTTGCCCATTCTCAAGCGGCGCTATCAAGAGCCCTATACCCAGGCAGAGCGTGATTTTCAGGAATACCGTCGGGGTCGCTATGTGGAATACAACCTGATCTTTGATCGAGGAACCATCTTTGGTCTTCAATCGGGAGGGCGCTCGGAATCCATCCTCATGTCCATGCCACCGGTTGTCACCTGGAAATACAACTGGCAACCCCAAGCAGGAACTCCAGAAGCTCGCCTTTATGAGCGCTATCTCAAGCCACGCGATTGGCTATCTGAGGTTTAA
- a CDS encoding nicotinate-nucleotide adenylyltransferase, with protein MNKTIGILGGTFDPPHWGHIHLAAHFAKRLKLDELMWLPSGEPWQKSPHITPALDRYAMTLAAAEVLKIELHRLGLRTQVTVNTMEIDRAGPSYTIDSAKALRQLYGDQTSLIWLMGADSFLQLYTWNDWRDLMHYIHLAVASRPPYRIAIQLQDHPPLLAHYQDHQTRRAEELCQQSCGLIYLDEELSIDLASSSLRPLLAHHPSADAIQQWLPESVWSIILEKGLYQSKVR; from the coding sequence TTGAATAAAACCATCGGCATCCTGGGGGGCACATTTGACCCGCCGCATTGGGGCCACATTCATCTTGCTGCGCATTTTGCTAAACGTCTGAAACTCGACGAGCTCATGTGGTTACCCAGCGGTGAGCCGTGGCAAAAAAGCCCTCACATCACCCCAGCACTTGATCGCTATGCCATGACCCTTGCAGCCGCTGAGGTTTTAAAGATCGAACTCCATCGGCTTGGTCTCAGAACTCAGGTTACCGTGAATACCATGGAAATTGATCGGGCTGGGCCCAGCTATACGATTGATAGCGCCAAAGCCCTCCGACAGCTCTATGGCGATCAAACGTCTTTAATTTGGCTGATGGGCGCTGATAGCTTTTTACAGCTCTATACCTGGAATGATTGGCGCGACTTGATGCATTACATCCATTTGGCAGTCGCGAGTCGACCGCCTTATCGGATTGCGATCCAATTACAGGACCATCCACCCCTATTAGCCCATTATCAAGATCATCAAACCAGACGTGCTGAGGAACTTTGTCAACAATCCTGTGGACTCATTTATTTGGATGAGGAGCTCTCCATTGACTTGGCATCGAGTAGTCTGCGACCTCTGCTGGCGCATCACCCCAGCGCTGATGCCATTCAACAATGGTTGCCAGAATCGGTCTGGAGCATTATTTTAGAAAAAGGCCTCTACCAATCCAAGGTAAGATGA
- the rsfS gene encoding ribosome silencing factor, giving the protein MSSNTHMDIKKLQRTIIDALEDVKAQDIRVYDSSKLSELFDRVIIATGSSNRQTRSLAFSVKEKVLEKGGEVISIEGLETGEWVLVDCGDIVVHILQPMLRAYYQLEGIWGDKPVRVKLSGTKKLVKASEDAGDE; this is encoded by the coding sequence ATGAGCTCTAACACCCATATGGATATTAAAAAACTACAGCGCACCATCATTGACGCCCTCGAGGATGTCAAAGCACAGGATATACGCGTCTACGACAGCAGTAAGCTCAGCGAACTTTTTGATCGCGTGATCATCGCAACCGGCAGCAGCAATCGCCAAACCCGTTCTTTAGCTTTCTCGGTAAAAGAAAAGGTTCTAGAAAAAGGTGGCGAGGTGATCTCGATCGAAGGTTTAGAGACGGGTGAATGGGTTCTAGTGGATTGCGGCGATATTGTGGTTCATATCCTGCAGCCTATGCTGAGAGCCTACTACCAACTCGAGGGAATTTGGGGTGACAAACCGGTTCGGGTCAAACTATCCGGCACCAAGAAGCTCGTCAAAGCCAGTGAAGACGCTGGCGACGAATAA
- the rlmH gene encoding 23S rRNA (pseudouridine(1915)-N(3))-methyltransferase RlmH: protein MRLWVIAVGHKMPDWVSKACQEYQKRMPSDCLIELKELKPDINPAKEASKIIAAIPRGAVVIALDEHGLDLRTQAIADHLANWRANGQDVAFLIGGANGLDPSLKTNGGLTWKLSSLTLPHAFARLVLIEQLYRAWTILQGHPYHRE from the coding sequence ATGCGTCTTTGGGTTATTGCGGTTGGTCACAAAATGCCAGACTGGGTGTCTAAAGCATGTCAGGAATACCAAAAACGCATGCCCAGCGACTGCCTTATTGAGCTCAAAGAACTAAAGCCGGATATTAACCCCGCTAAAGAAGCAAGCAAAATCATTGCGGCGATTCCGAGGGGTGCGGTCGTCATTGCATTGGATGAGCATGGTTTGGATCTTCGCACTCAAGCAATTGCTGATCATTTAGCGAATTGGCGTGCAAACGGTCAAGATGTTGCCTTCTTGATCGGGGGCGCAAATGGGCTTGACCCAAGCCTCAAAACAAATGGCGGACTCACCTGGAAACTATCAAGCCTCACCCTGCCACACGCCTTTGCTCGCCTTGTGCTGATCGAACAACTGTATCGTGCCTGGACGATCCTGCAAGGTCACCCCTATCATCGCGAGTAA
- a CDS encoding Maf family protein has protein sequence MKYDFIYLASQSPRRQELLSQIGVRFELLLPGPDEDAESLELVLENESAADYTQRVTIAKSCAALKRWHQRCKAGIALPWAPILCADTTVSLPNSPDHEILGKPHDQEDAMRILQILSGQTHWVYTAVAITPEPTNIPICALQKSRIRFATLSPEQIERYISSGEAFGKAGAYGIQGMAATFIEEISGSYSGIMGLPLFETAQLLQAAHVRFGLNH, from the coding sequence ATGAAGTACGACTTTATCTACCTCGCCTCCCAAAGCCCGCGCCGTCAGGAGCTACTCTCGCAGATTGGGGTGCGCTTTGAGTTACTGCTTCCGGGGCCTGATGAGGACGCTGAGTCTTTAGAGCTAGTGCTGGAAAATGAAAGCGCCGCAGATTACACGCAACGCGTCACTATTGCTAAAAGTTGCGCTGCCCTCAAGCGTTGGCATCAGCGCTGCAAAGCAGGAATTGCACTTCCCTGGGCGCCGATTCTTTGTGCCGACACCACCGTGAGCCTTCCTAACTCACCCGATCACGAAATCCTCGGAAAGCCGCACGATCAAGAAGATGCGATGCGAATATTGCAAATCTTGAGCGGTCAGACGCATTGGGTCTACACAGCGGTTGCCATTACCCCAGAGCCGACAAATATCCCAATCTGCGCATTACAAAAGTCAAGGATACGGTTTGCGACATTAAGCCCTGAGCAAATTGAACGTTATATCAGTAGTGGCGAAGCGTTTGGGAAGGCGGGCGCCTATGGCATTCAAGGGATGGCTGCAACGTTTATTGAGGAGATTTCTGGAAGCTATAGCGGTATCATGGGGCTTCCCTTATTTGAAACCGCTCAACTATTACAAGCAGCGCATGTACGCTTTGGTTTAAACCACTAA
- the rng gene encoding ribonuclease G yields MTQEILINITPQETRVALIEQNAVQELHIERTRQRGIVGNIYLAKVARVLPGMQSAFIDIGLERAAFIHFNDLGEQQTGGQIEKVLFEGQTLLVQVLKDPLGTKGARLTRQISIAGRNLVYLPQIYRPLGQEIHIGISQKIENPEEREALKNRLKGLIPADESGDIIVRTSAEQVSDETLISDLKYLRTTWQQIAQRAKEKAAPALLHQDLNLAERVLRDMAGPETSQIRIDSAENFERLTQFAQTFMPQLNSKLTLYRGERALFDLFDIDSEINKALGRRVDLKSGGYLMIDQTESMTTIDVNTGSFVGARNLDDTVFKTNLEAAQAIARQLRLRNLGGIIIIDFIDMTQGDHQDAVLNELKKNLARDHVRTNVNDFSSLGLIEMTRKRTRESLSHILCEPCSSCNGKGETKTPQTICYEILREIVREHRQFNPKEFRIVASPDVIDLFLEEENQFLAMLGDFIQKPIRLQAEAGFRQEQYDIVLN; encoded by the coding sequence ATGACTCAAGAAATCCTCATCAATATCACTCCGCAAGAGACGCGCGTTGCCTTAATTGAGCAAAATGCCGTTCAAGAATTGCATATTGAGCGTACGCGCCAGCGTGGAATTGTGGGCAATATTTATTTAGCGAAGGTGGCGCGGGTCTTACCTGGAATGCAATCAGCCTTTATTGATATTGGTTTAGAACGTGCTGCATTCATTCACTTTAATGATTTGGGCGAACAGCAAACTGGGGGTCAGATTGAAAAAGTACTCTTCGAAGGACAGACCCTCCTAGTTCAGGTGCTCAAGGATCCCCTTGGGACCAAAGGGGCTAGACTCACCCGCCAAATTAGTATTGCGGGACGTAATTTGGTCTATTTGCCACAAATTTATCGGCCATTAGGTCAAGAGATTCATATTGGCATCTCACAAAAGATTGAAAACCCTGAGGAGCGCGAGGCCCTCAAAAATCGTCTCAAGGGCCTGATTCCAGCAGATGAATCTGGTGACATCATTGTTCGCACCAGTGCCGAGCAGGTGAGCGATGAAACCTTGATTTCTGACCTGAAATACCTTCGCACCACTTGGCAACAAATCGCGCAACGTGCCAAAGAAAAAGCAGCCCCCGCACTCCTTCATCAAGACCTCAATTTAGCTGAGCGGGTATTGCGCGATATGGCAGGGCCGGAGACCAGTCAAATTCGGATTGATTCGGCTGAAAACTTTGAACGTCTGACTCAGTTTGCGCAGACGTTTATGCCACAACTGAACTCCAAATTAACTCTCTATCGTGGTGAACGCGCCCTCTTTGACCTCTTTGATATTGATTCTGAAATTAATAAAGCCTTGGGTCGGCGTGTCGATCTTAAGTCAGGTGGCTATCTAATGATCGATCAAACCGAGTCGATGACCACCATTGACGTCAACACCGGAAGCTTTGTGGGGGCTCGTAATTTAGACGACACCGTATTCAAAACCAATCTGGAGGCTGCTCAAGCAATTGCCCGTCAATTGCGCTTACGCAATTTAGGCGGCATCATCATCATTGATTTTATTGATATGACACAAGGCGACCATCAAGACGCGGTTCTTAACGAGCTCAAGAAGAATTTGGCACGTGATCATGTGCGCACCAATGTGAATGATTTCTCATCACTGGGACTTATTGAGATGACACGCAAACGTACGCGCGAGTCCTTATCCCATATTTTGTGCGAACCCTGCTCGTCATGTAATGGCAAAGGTGAAACCAAAACACCACAGACAATTTGCTACGAAATCTTGCGTGAGATTGTGCGTGAACACCGCCAATTTAATCCTAAAGAGTTCCGCATTGTTGCCTCCCCCGATGTCATTGATTTATTTCTCGAGGAAGAAAATCAATTCTTAGCCATGCTGGGAGACTTTATTCAAAAGCCGATTCGGCTCCAGGCTGAAGCCGGTTTTCGGCAAGAGCAATACGATATTGTCTTAAATTGA
- the msbA gene encoding lipid A export permease/ATP-binding protein MsbA, translating to MNASDRQALNRLIGYLRPHTRLIVGSLLAMALVAASETSIPALMKPLLDDGFSGKMNDQLWLVPLFLVGLAIVRSGAQFLSNYLLTKVISNILLKLREQMFARLLRAKTEYYQKTTASNLINAVVFEVNNVLSIMGGMLISLVRDLLTVIGLMGYLLYLNWRLTLVVFVIFPIIAYVMSKINKRLRSLNRQQQSMTSELAYVVEEAAAGHKIVKVHGGEDYEMRRFMEKAEQLRKFTLKAAVAGGLNQPITQLIASMALSVVLVIAIMQSASQGVTVGSFAAFITAMLLIVSPLKHLADINQPLQRGLTAAEMIFQLIDQPIEEEMMQTSKLKRLEKAKGEITFEDLSFSYNQDEGRKDALRNINLTVKPGEVIAFVGPSGGGKSTLVNLLPRFYQPKSGRIVLDQIPIEEIVLTDLRKQIAFVSQDVILFNDTIAANVAYGSSSGDDIDRGRVIEALEAANLSNLLSELPDGIDTLIGDNGNRLSGGQRQRLAIARAIYKDAPILILDEATSALDSESERQVQEALDRLMAGRTTLVIAHRLSTIEHADNIAVLDHGEIVEYGPHRELIAKNGLYAGLHRLQFSEAS from the coding sequence ATGAATGCTTCAGACCGTCAAGCCTTAAATCGATTAATAGGCTATTTGCGCCCCCATACCCGCCTGATTGTTGGCTCCTTATTGGCTATGGCTCTTGTAGCAGCCTCGGAGACTTCCATTCCCGCCCTAATGAAGCCCCTTTTGGACGATGGCTTTTCAGGAAAGATGAATGATCAATTGTGGTTAGTGCCCTTATTTTTGGTGGGGCTGGCTATTGTGCGCAGTGGGGCTCAATTCCTCTCTAACTATCTGCTGACCAAGGTGATTAGCAATATTTTGTTAAAGCTGCGCGAACAAATGTTTGCCAGACTCTTACGTGCCAAGACCGAGTATTACCAAAAGACCACGGCCTCAAACTTAATTAATGCGGTGGTCTTTGAGGTCAATAACGTTCTATCGATTATGGGCGGTATGTTGATTAGTCTTGTGCGCGATCTGCTGACAGTCATCGGTTTGATGGGGTATTTGTTGTATTTGAACTGGCGCTTAACCTTGGTGGTCTTCGTAATTTTTCCGATCATTGCCTATGTGATGAGTAAGATCAATAAACGTTTACGTAGCCTCAATCGTCAGCAGCAGAGTATGACCAGTGAGTTAGCCTATGTGGTTGAAGAAGCTGCAGCTGGTCACAAGATTGTGAAGGTGCATGGCGGTGAAGACTATGAGATGCGTCGCTTTATGGAAAAAGCCGAGCAATTACGCAAGTTCACTCTCAAGGCGGCGGTTGCCGGTGGATTAAATCAACCAATTACTCAGTTAATTGCCTCGATGGCTTTATCGGTAGTACTCGTGATTGCCATCATGCAGTCGGCTAGCCAGGGCGTGACGGTTGGAAGTTTTGCAGCGTTTATTACCGCGATGCTGTTAATCGTATCTCCCCTCAAGCACTTGGCCGACATTAACCAGCCCTTGCAACGTGGACTTACTGCTGCCGAGATGATCTTTCAGTTGATTGATCAGCCGATTGAGGAAGAAATGATGCAAACATCGAAGCTCAAGCGGCTTGAGAAGGCTAAAGGTGAAATTACGTTTGAAGATCTTTCGTTCTCATATAACCAAGATGAGGGTCGAAAAGATGCCCTACGTAACATCAATCTCACGGTTAAGCCGGGCGAGGTGATTGCTTTTGTGGGACCATCCGGTGGAGGTAAATCAACGCTGGTTAATTTGTTACCACGTTTTTATCAGCCCAAATCTGGTCGGATTGTGCTCGATCAAATCCCAATTGAGGAGATTGTTTTAACGGATTTACGTAAACAAATTGCATTCGTGAGTCAGGATGTGATTCTGTTTAATGACACGATTGCAGCGAACGTCGCATACGGCTCGAGTAGCGGTGATGATATTGATCGTGGTCGCGTGATAGAGGCACTGGAGGCGGCTAATTTATCGAATTTATTGTCTGAGCTACCCGATGGCATTGATACGCTAATTGGGGATAATGGTAATCGTTTATCGGGTGGTCAACGACAACGCCTAGCGATCGCGCGCGCGATTTACAAAGATGCACCCATCCTGATTTTGGATGAAGCGACCTCTGCTCTCGACTCAGAGTCTGAGCGCCAAGTGCAAGAGGCGCTCGATCGGCTGATGGCCGGTAGAACTACTTTAGTGATTGCGCATCGCTTATCAACCATCGAGCATGCTGACAATATTGCTGTGCTCGACCATGGCGAAATTGTGGAATACGGCCCCCATCGGGAGCTCATTGCCAAAAACGGTTTATATGCCGGTTTGCATCGCTTGCAGTTTAGCGAGGCAAGCTAA
- a CDS encoding glycosyltransferase family 2 protein, with the protein MPTLSVILITRNEEANLGDCLTSLDGLADQIVVVDTQSTDKTLEIAKAYGALISSPEDWPGFGPQKNRALDLANSDWVLSLDADERLTPELRAEIKSVLNQPQANCYAIPRLSWYCGRFMRHSGWTPDYVDRLFKRGTARFSSDLVHERLIPQGQVLKLKHQMLHYSFMNAEQVRAKMERYSTDSAQQAFAKGKTGSPIKAVLHGAWSFVRTYFLRAGFLDGPQGFSLACSNAQGTYYRYMKLWRLQQMARAQNQKG; encoded by the coding sequence ATGCCCACCTTATCAGTCATACTCATCACTCGGAACGAGGAAGCCAATCTTGGGGATTGTTTGACATCCTTAGATGGGCTAGCTGATCAAATTGTAGTGGTAGACACCCAAAGTACTGACAAAACCCTGGAGATTGCCAAAGCGTATGGGGCGCTAATAAGTTCCCCTGAGGACTGGCCTGGCTTTGGCCCCCAAAAGAACCGGGCTCTTGACTTAGCAAACTCCGATTGGGTCTTATCACTTGACGCCGACGAGCGTCTCACCCCCGAACTTCGCGCAGAGATCAAATCAGTTCTTAATCAACCGCAAGCCAATTGCTATGCGATCCCACGCTTATCCTGGTACTGCGGACGCTTTATGCGTCATTCAGGATGGACTCCTGACTACGTAGATCGCCTTTTTAAGCGAGGCACTGCACGATTCTCTTCTGATTTGGTGCATGAACGTTTAATCCCACAGGGACAGGTTCTTAAACTAAAGCATCAGATGCTGCATTACAGCTTCATGAACGCCGAGCAAGTCAGGGCAAAAATGGAGCGCTATTCCACCGACTCCGCTCAGCAAGCATTCGCCAAAGGTAAAACCGGCAGTCCAATCAAAGCCGTCTTGCACGGAGCCTGGTCATTCGTTCGGACGTATTTCTTGCGAGCTGGATTTCTAGATGGTCCTCAAGGCTTTTCCCTGGCATGCTCCAATGCACAAGGTACGTATTATCGATATATGAAGCTTTGGCGACTCCAGCAAATGGCACGCGCTCAGAATCAAAAGGGTTAG
- a CDS encoding glycosyltransferase family 2 protein, whose translation MFKISILLATYNWPEALRFCLESLETQTDRNFEIIIADDGSKPETATLIHAMKERSKHSIQHLWQEDQGFRKTIILNQAIQAAQGEYLIFLDGDCIVQPDFVKRHRQLAKPQMMVTGSRVLLSESLTQKILSWPQWNFAAFKSNLISYRLNGGINKFWPIVLKLGPGVWRVYQKFVWRRIKGCNMACWKKDALAIGGFDESMTGWGHEDADFVFRLQHAGIQRQSGAWSTEVFHLFHRISDQSKAAENAKRVREKMMAKAGIKV comes from the coding sequence ATGTTCAAAATCTCGATCCTCCTTGCGACCTATAACTGGCCAGAAGCCCTGCGCTTTTGCCTCGAATCACTAGAAACTCAAACTGATCGAAACTTTGAAATCATCATTGCTGATGACGGCTCTAAACCAGAAACCGCAACGCTAATTCATGCAATGAAGGAACGCTCTAAACACTCGATCCAGCATTTATGGCAAGAGGATCAGGGGTTTCGGAAAACAATCATTCTTAATCAGGCCATCCAGGCCGCCCAAGGCGAATACCTCATATTCTTAGATGGCGATTGCATTGTGCAACCTGATTTTGTGAAGCGTCACCGTCAGCTTGCCAAACCACAAATGATGGTGACCGGTAGCCGCGTACTTCTCAGTGAATCCTTAACCCAAAAGATCCTAAGCTGGCCGCAGTGGAACTTCGCAGCCTTCAAAAGCAATTTAATTAGTTATCGATTAAATGGTGGAATTAATAAGTTCTGGCCCATCGTACTAAAGTTGGGTCCGGGTGTATGGCGTGTTTATCAGAAATTTGTTTGGCGCCGCATTAAAGGTTGCAATATGGCATGCTGGAAAAAGGATGCACTTGCGATTGGTGGTTTTGATGAGTCCATGACTGGCTGGGGTCACGAAGATGCTGATTTTGTCTTTCGCTTGCAACACGCTGGTATTCAACGTCAATCTGGTGCATGGTCAACCGAAGTATTTCATCTGTTTCACCGAATCTCTGATCAGTCCAAAGCGGCTGAGAATGCAAAGCGAGTCCGTGAAAAAATGATGGCAAAGGCTGGCATCAAGGTATGA